The following proteins come from a genomic window of Malus domestica chromosome 02, GDT2T_hap1:
- the LOC103447763 gene encoding calmodulin-binding receptor-like cytoplasmic kinase 3: MGVGQITPFRMGIAVLSLLLQLPAIFASEFVIQSKDCSDHIAYSSSHGHELFYINGNSVEKTIFCTALRTYYANGCILEGNLGSYHCLSDPSLVDFTLRTGRKLLQKESKDKSTFDNREEKNDFASMSTTTRVGIAASGMFLTCCAFLCPCFFKKRRDSVHGVLAREPNSMDSGFSFEVSSSDPEKILASPHRVPPSPHHVPPSPHRVPPSPRFSMSPKPGKIGSVHLSLNQIAKVTRNFSQSQQVGEGGFGTVYKARLDDGQVVSIKRAKKEHFENLQTEFGSEVELLAKIDHRNLVKLLGYVDEGNERLIITEYVANGTLREHLDCLHGKILEFNQRLEIAIDVAHALTYLHTYSEKQIIHRDVKSSNILLTESMRAKVADFGFARLGPVDTDQTHISTKVKGTVGYLDPEYMKTYQLTPKSDVYSFGILLIEILTGRRPVELKRPVEERVTLRWAFKKLNEGKVVELADPFMEETIDAEVLMKIFDLAIQCAAPIRVDRPDMKSVGEQLWTIRADYLRSVKARAQ, encoded by the exons ATGGGAGTTGGGCAGATTACCCCGTTTAGAATGGGCATCGCAGTGTTAAGTCTGTTGCTGCAATTGCCAGCAATCTTTGCATCCGAGTTTGTCATACAGTCAAAGGATTGTAGTGATCACATTGCCTATTCAAGCTCTCATGGTCATGAATTGTTTTACATAAACGGGAATTCAGTAGAGAAAACTATATTCTGCACAGCTCTTCGGACATACTATGCAAATGGTTGCATTTTAGAAGGCAACCTTGGAAGTTACCATTGTCTATCAGACCCTTCACTAG TTGATTTTACCTTGAGGACCGGGAGGAAACTTCTGCAGAAGGAGTCAAAGGATAAATCCACTTTCGACAACAGAGAGGaaaaaaatgattttgcttCTATGTCTACAACGACAAGGGTTGGAATAGCAGCAAGTGGAATGTTTCTCACGTGTTGTGCTTTTCTATGTCCTTGCTTTTTTAAGAAAAGGAGAGATAGCGTGCACGGAGTTCTTGCAAGGGAGCCAAATTCAA TGGATTCAGGTTTTTCTTTTGAGGTGAGTTCTTCAGATCCTGAAAAGATCCTGGCCAGTCCGCATCGTGTGCCCCCTAGTCCACATCATGTGCCCCCTAGTCCACATCGTGTGCCACCTAGTCCTAGATTTTCAATGTCTCCAAAGCCCGGTAAAATTGGATCAGTACATCTCAGTTTGAATCAGATTGCAAAAGTAACTCGCAACTTCTCTCAATCGCAACAAGTAGGTGAAGGAGGTTTTGGAACTGTGTACAAGGCTCGGTTAGATGATGGCcaagtggtttctattaaacGTGCAAAGAAG GAACACTTTGAGAATTTGCAAACTGAATTCGGCAGTGAAGTTGAACTGCTTGCCAAAATTGATCATAGGAATCTTGTAAAGCTACTAGGTTATGTTGATGAAGGAAATGAGCGTCTTATCATTACAGAGTATGTGGCGAATGGTACTCTTAGAGAACATCTGGATT GTCTGCATGGGAAAATCCTAGAGTTCAACCAGCGACTTGAAATTGCTATCGATGTTGCTCATGCCCTTACCTATCTTCACACATATTCTG aaaaacaaatcatCCATCGAGATGTGAAGTCCTCCAACATTCTTCTCACAGAAAGCATGAGAGCCAAAGTGGCAGATTTTGGATTTGCAAGGCTTGGCCCGGTGGACACAGATCAAACACACATTTCAACCAAAGTGAAAGGAACTGTCGGTTATCTTGACCCTGAGTATATGAAAACCTATCAACTCACCCCGAAAAGTGATGTTTACTCGTTCGGGATCTTACTAATAGAAATTTTGACTGGCCGTCGTCCAGTGGAGTTGAAGAGACCTGTTGAAGAGCGGGTAACACTCAGATGG GCCTTCAAGAAGTTGAATGAAGGGAAGGTGGTGGAATTGGCTGATCCTTTTATGGAGGAAACTATAGATGCAGAGGTTCTGATGAAAATCTTTGATCTGGCGATCCAATGTGCAGCCCCCATCCGAGTTGATAGACCGGACATGAAATCGGTGGGAGAGCAGTTGTGGACAATAAGGGCGGACTACCTTAGAAGTGTCAAGGCAAGGGCACAGTAA